In the Helicobacter typhlonius genome, one interval contains:
- a CDS encoding tetratricopeptide repeat protein: MVDENNLGDGLEIQDSQPQDNAESTNVDSAPEGENTESSKETPAEAKESKVKALLAQVTGRIQPLLTQVKENKLLLIGLIVIAVLVLLLIIVFIIFALSGDDEKEESAPPPISRKIVQPAPILSGPKRLEVDDTELGNMIKKANILYEQGDKLEALDIFDSIAAYSQSIAYYNLGVIKIKEGDYQKAINSFDGAISVGEDISVSAFNAAYSAYMLGDMNLYEYYLGISSNYLYHTANQPLYSYLYGLLQYYKGFYFESLSPFLNPSSQSYSTESKRLASEVFLIFGDEYNALAQLKQASNRDDNLAIALLHARLGEYGQAKQYLYEYLGAHPGDPQALMALQLIELKGGNYKEGALILDRLNAKEEDAKVFDVYPIKAKLRDELFDINLAQENFWNRRFEHNKMLGYKILFYYAPFLVFDAKQALAIIDDGNLNAYSSNIESAKSILQEGQKVSQINNHLANDLRSLALNQDIRDTIKSMEKSLKTYPNHSVLHYDVGLLYAQMNDFDNAYLHFIRAYHLDSNNTMAGIFALMCAELTYRDRARLINSISNDLAEIDFTNQVENQFLLSLFRYTSDAPADSLDWLNDMKKQPVFERKPIYFALEAVYAIYTNNDKQLVDAFEYLKKIYAKDVVANTMYELGKRFRLNLKDVALQMNAMYKDKKLDMNSIYYGPSLARELYIYVGFVTGSLRSIQEELEARLVVETRTNNGILQALALSNIYSNDFEKAFALYNSLLDDLHEEDSQTRFLSAIAAMGANRHENAVALLQLTKNESPTNFEARYALGLLYQEGKNMRAATQHYDRLANSKFESEFFDFEIDTSYLLDVKD; encoded by the coding sequence ATGGTAGATGAAAACAATCTCGGCGATGGTTTAGAAATCCAAGATTCACAACCACAAGACAATGCAGAATCTACAAATGTGGATTCTGCACCGGAGGGAGAAAATACTGAATCTAGTAAAGAAACACCAGCTGAAGCAAAAGAAAGCAAGGTAAAAGCTCTCCTTGCGCAAGTAACAGGGAGGATTCAACCCCTACTCACGCAGGTAAAAGAGAATAAGTTATTATTGATAGGGCTTATCGTCATAGCGGTGCTTGTTTTGTTGCTTATTATTGTGTTTATCATATTTGCGTTAAGCGGAGATGATGAAAAAGAGGAGAGTGCTCCACCACCGATTTCGCGCAAGATTGTCCAACCAGCCCCAATTTTGAGCGGACCAAAACGACTTGAAGTTGATGATACCGAGCTTGGCAATATGATAAAAAAGGCAAATATTCTTTACGAACAGGGCGATAAGCTAGAGGCATTAGATATTTTTGATAGTATCGCTGCTTATTCGCAATCAATTGCTTATTATAATTTGGGCGTGATTAAAATAAAAGAGGGGGATTATCAAAAGGCGATTAATTCCTTTGATGGCGCAATTAGCGTGGGAGAGGATATTAGCGTGAGTGCATTTAATGCTGCATATAGCGCGTATATGCTCGGCGATATGAATCTGTATGAATACTATCTCGGCATTAGCTCAAATTATTTGTATCACACAGCAAATCAACCGCTTTATTCTTATCTTTATGGATTGTTGCAGTATTACAAAGGATTCTATTTTGAATCTCTCTCGCCTTTTTTAAATCCTAGCTCTCAAAGTTACAGCACAGAATCTAAAAGACTCGCCTCGGAGGTATTTTTGATTTTTGGCGATGAGTATAATGCCCTCGCACAGCTCAAACAAGCCTCAAATAGGGACGATAATCTCGCTATTGCACTTTTGCACGCTAGACTTGGCGAATATGGACAGGCAAAGCAGTATCTTTATGAATACCTTGGTGCTCACCCGGGCGACCCACAGGCTCTAATGGCTTTACAGCTTATTGAGCTAAAGGGGGGGAATTACAAAGAAGGTGCGCTGATTTTAGATAGGCTCAATGCGAAAGAGGAGGACGCAAAGGTATTTGATGTGTATCCTATCAAGGCGAAGTTGCGCGATGAGTTGTTTGACATCAATCTTGCCCAAGAGAATTTTTGGAATCGTCGCTTTGAACATAATAAAATGCTTGGCTATAAGATTCTGTTTTATTATGCTCCATTTTTAGTTTTTGATGCTAAACAGGCTTTGGCGATTATTGATGATGGGAATCTTAATGCGTATTCGAGCAATATAGAGAGCGCAAAGAGTATATTGCAAGAGGGGCAAAAGGTTTCGCAGATTAATAATCATCTTGCGAACGATCTGCGCTCTTTGGCACTTAATCAGGATATACGCGATACGATTAAATCAATGGAAAAATCTCTTAAAACTTATCCAAATCATTCTGTTTTGCACTATGATGTTGGGCTTTTGTATGCACAGATGAACGATTTTGACAATGCATATTTGCATTTTATTCGTGCATATCATTTAGATTCAAACAACACTATGGCGGGAATTTTTGCGCTTATGTGCGCGGAGCTGACATACAGAGACAGGGCGCGCTTGATTAACTCCATTTCAAATGATTTAGCAGAGATTGATTTCACAAATCAGGTCGAGAATCAATTTTTACTTTCGCTTTTTCGCTATACAAGTGATGCTCCGGCAGATTCGCTTGATTGGCTTAATGATATGAAAAAGCAGCCTGTTTTTGAGCGCAAACCTATCTATTTCGCGCTCGAAGCGGTGTATGCGATATATACAAACAATGATAAGCAGCTAGTTGATGCGTTTGAGTATTTGAAAAAGATCTATGCAAAAGATGTGGTGGCAAATACGATGTATGAGCTAGGCAAACGTTTTAGACTAAATCTTAAAGATGTTGCCCTGCAAATGAATGCAATGTATAAGGATAAAAAGCTCGATATGAATTCTATCTACTATGGACCATCTCTTGCGCGTGAGTTGTATATCTATGTGGGATTTGTAACGGGCTCTTTGCGCTCAATCCAAGAGGAGCTAGAAGCAAGGCTCGTTGTTGAGACACGCACAAATAATGGCATTTTACAAGCCTTAGCACTTTCAAATATTTATAGTAATGACTTTGAAAAGGCTTTCGCGCTGTATAACTCACTGCTTGATGACTTGCACGAGGAAGATTCACAAACGCGTTTCTTGTCCGCTATTGCGGCTATGGGCGCAAATCGCCACGAAAACGCCGTGGCGTTGTTGCAGCTTACAAAAAATGAATCTCCTACAAATTTTGAAGCTCGTTATGCGCTAGGACTACTCTACCAAGAGGGCAAAAATATGCGGGCAGCCACGCAGCATTATGATAGGCTTGCCAATAGTAAGTTTGAATCCGAATTTTTTGACTTTGAGATTGATACGAGCTATTTGCTTGATGTTAAAGATTAA
- the tatC gene encoding twin-arginine translocase subunit TatC, with product MLEDLKPHIEDLRKRLIISISVLFIAFCVCFVFWEHIFAFIKTPLDSVLGHDVRGKFIASGMIEGVFIAMKSALFAALVISMPIIFWQIWIFVAPGLYKHEKKVVIPFVIFGTTMFAVGVIFAYYAVLPFIIKNVLLFGNDQFEAYITAENYFRFFTRLVIGFGIAFELPVLCFFLGQVGLITDESLKNFFKYAVVLIFIIAALIAPPDVISQILLAIPLIMLYGVSIFVLKFVNPAPKEQEIDDEGDDIEDSSQKAQV from the coding sequence ATGCTAGAAGATTTAAAGCCCCACATAGAAGACTTACGCAAAAGGCTTATAATTAGCATCAGTGTGCTTTTTATAGCCTTTTGTGTCTGCTTTGTCTTTTGGGAGCATATCTTCGCCTTTATCAAAACACCGCTAGATTCGGTTTTAGGGCACGATGTGCGCGGTAAATTTATCGCTTCAGGTATGATAGAGGGTGTATTTATAGCGATGAAATCCGCCCTATTTGCTGCACTTGTCATCTCTATGCCGATTATTTTTTGGCAGATATGGATTTTTGTCGCACCGGGCTTATATAAGCACGAAAAAAAAGTGGTAATTCCCTTTGTAATTTTTGGCACGACAATGTTTGCTGTGGGTGTGATTTTTGCCTACTATGCAGTGCTGCCCTTTATCATCAAAAATGTTTTACTCTTTGGCAACGACCAATTTGAAGCCTACATTACCGCGGAGAATTATTTTAGATTCTTTACGCGCTTGGTTATTGGCTTTGGCATTGCCTTTGAATTACCCGTGCTGTGCTTTTTTTTAGGGCAAGTGGGACTTATCACAGATGAAAGCCTCAAAAACTTTTTTAAATATGCAGTTGTGCTAATTTTCATCATCGCCGCGCTCATCGCCCCACCCGATGTAATTTCGCAGATTCTATTAGCCATACCGCTTATTATGCTCTATGGGGTCTCAATTTTTGTGCTAAAATTTGTAAATCCTGCGCCAAAAGAACAAGAAATTGATGATGAGGGGGACGACATAGAGGATAGCTCACAGAAGGCGCAAGTATGA
- the queA gene encoding tRNA preQ1(34) S-adenosylmethionine ribosyltransferase-isomerase QueA, whose amino-acid sequence MSYNPSDFLLSNYDYNLPQNAIAQNPANPRENAKLLVYERSSGRIIHSDFYHFCDFVPQDTLIVMNDTKVLKARIYAHKLDSNTQSLSQKKYEIFFHKALDCVNPTNHPASATRFLAQIKGRVKIGSRLVLSSESKADNANISHTQHSANPPIIAEVKECLRNGLRVVCFMQGEKILSYLDVLSMLEVCGHIPLPPYIKRDDSLSDETFYQSVFAHNLGSIAAPTASLHFSERSLESLQNCFETCFITLHIGAGTFMSVESDDIRQHEIHTETYSLEKNCANAIENARKVLCVGTTSARCVEHYMRCKSLSGECDMFLYPSVEFKRVDYLLTNFHLPKSTLLMLVSAMIGREKCLELYTLALSKGYRFYSYGDGMLIL is encoded by the coding sequence ATGAGCTATAATCCAAGCGATTTTTTGCTTTCAAATTATGATTACAACTTGCCACAAAATGCCATAGCACAAAATCCAGCCAATCCGCGAGAGAATGCAAAACTTCTCGTATATGAAAGGAGCAGTGGGCGCATTATCCATAGCGATTTTTATCATTTTTGTGATTTTGTGCCACAAGATACGCTCATCGTGATGAATGATACAAAGGTATTAAAAGCTAGAATCTACGCGCATAAACTCGATTCAAACACACAAAGCCTCAGTCAAAAAAAATATGAAATATTTTTTCATAAAGCTCTAGATTGTGTTAATCCCACAAATCATCCTGCGAGTGCTACGCGTTTCCTCGCACAAATCAAGGGACGCGTGAAAATAGGCAGTAGGCTTGTGCTAAGTTCAGAATCTAAAGCAGACAACGCAAATATAAGCCATACGCAGCACAGCGCAAATCCCCCTATAATCGCGGAAGTCAAGGAATGCCTTAGAAATGGATTGCGCGTAGTATGCTTTATGCAAGGGGAGAAAATCTTATCTTACCTCGATGTGCTTTCTATGCTTGAAGTGTGCGGACATATCCCCCTGCCACCATACATTAAACGCGATGATAGTTTGAGTGATGAAACATTTTATCAAAGCGTGTTTGCGCACAATCTCGGCTCAATCGCCGCACCCACCGCTTCATTGCACTTTAGTGAAAGGAGTTTAGAATCTCTTCAAAATTGCTTTGAAACTTGCTTTATTACCTTACATATTGGTGCGGGAACATTTATGAGCGTGGAGAGTGATGATATTCGTCAGCACGAGATTCACACAGAAACCTACTCATTAGAGAAAAATTGTGCAAATGCCATAGAAAATGCGCGCAAAGTATTGTGTGTTGGCACGACAAGTGCTAGATGTGTGGAGCATTATATGCGATGTAAGAGTCTAAGTGGGGAATGTGATATGTTTTTATATCCTAGTGTGGAATTTAAACGCGTGGATTATCTGCTGACAAATTTTCATCTCCCAAAAAGCACCTTGCTTATGCTCGTGAGTGCGATGATAGGGCGGGAGAAATGCCTTGAGCTTTACACACTTGCTCTAAGCAAGGGGTATAGATTCTATTCTTATGGTGATGGAATGTTAATACTATGA
- a CDS encoding class I SAM-dependent methyltransferase — protein MKPILDVCCGGKMFYADKQNPNVLFCDKREFETIFKKSKQKDEYFIVKPDVIADFRDLLFENESFSLVIFDPPHIKNGSDKSFMVQKYGKLDKSYKEDLSKGFKECMRVLKVNGTLIFKWSEAQISLSEILNCFNKEPLLMQKTSRTSHFCVFFKE, from the coding sequence ATGAAACCTATCCTTGATGTATGCTGTGGTGGCAAGATGTTTTATGCAGATAAACAAAATCCTAATGTGTTATTTTGTGATAAGCGTGAATTTGAAACAATCTTTAAAAAGAGTAAGCAAAAAGATGAATACTTTATCGTTAAGCCTGATGTGATAGCAGATTTTAGAGATTTACTTTTTGAAAATGAAAGTTTCTCTCTTGTTATCTTTGACCCGCCTCATATAAAAAATGGTAGTGATAAATCCTTTATGGTGCAAAAGTATGGGAAACTTGACAAATCTTACAAAGAGGATTTATCAAAGGGATTTAAGGAATGTATGCGAGTGCTAAAGGTAAATGGCACTTTGATTTTTAAGTGGAGTGAAGCACAAATTAGTTTAAGCGAGATTCTAAATTGTTTTAATAAAGAGCCTTTGCTTATGCAAAAGACTTCTAGGACTTCACACTTTTGTGTATTTTTTAAGGAGTAG
- a CDS encoding YopX family protein: MKLQELDFRIWDNKNKRLLYAGNEPIAIGISECSKQPFVTEFNELFGHQEIKDCEIELWIRLKDKNGVKIYEGDIVKAKERIIDPDYPKEAELFIAIVKKYHDDSIPLYFMMYKTTNNNDVFDFEYYEVEVIGNIHENPELLKG, encoded by the coding sequence ATGAAACTACAAGAACTTGACTTTAGGATTTGGGATAATAAGAATAAAAGGCTTTTGTATGCAGGGAATGAACCTATTGCGATAGGAATTTCAGAGTGTAGCAAACAGCCTTTCGTAACAGAATTTAATGAGCTTTTTGGACATCAAGAAATTAAAGATTGTGAAATTGAACTATGGATAAGGCTTAAAGATAAAAATGGTGTAAAGATTTACGAAGGGGATATTGTAAAGGCTAAAGAAAGAATTATAGACCCAGATTATCCAAAGGAAGCAGAGCTATTTATAGCAATAGTCAAGAAATATCACGATGATTCTATACCTTTGTATTTTATGATGTATAAAACAACAAATAATAATGATGTTTTTGATTTTGAATATTATGAGGTTGAAGTCATCGGCAATATCCACGAAAATCCCGAGTTATTAAAAGGTTAG
- a CDS encoding PP0621 family protein yields MKFLIILFALALLAYMIARPFIRGSGGKKSKKEQENVEEMHQCAHCGVYVSNTESILADGMYFCSKDCLKKGVKQ; encoded by the coding sequence ATGAAATTTTTAATTATACTTTTTGCGTTGGCGCTACTCGCCTATATGATTGCGCGTCCTTTTATACGCGGCAGTGGTGGCAAAAAGAGCAAGAAAGAGCAAGAAAATGTCGAGGAAATGCACCAATGCGCACATTGTGGCGTATATGTATCAAATACTGAATCTATACTCGCTGATGGAATGTATTTTTGCTCCAAAGACTGCTTGAAAAAAGGTGTGAAGCAATGA
- a CDS encoding tyrosine-type recombinase/integrase has protein sequence MSRIAKTILFDKDIRELKPKEKKYRVVVGNPSELILFVYPSGTKTFALRLRNGNKEKNIPLKRFRQGIYSVAEARKEATEKLRIIESGGELDTDKYLFKNLYKDFIAQKRKKGQTQRTIRVVENLCNRHLLPHFGHLDAREIKYSNILSVFNTIFDSNNPRLPRLETIKRAKTALRNILAPALKDRYIEYDPTLGLEKEFPSIKRYYIDNDIDPRLAALTKENDLREFLQDLSAAHIEKQIKRALYLQILCVNRPANTAGSKWQHIDLETKVWSIPAKEMKMREPFTIALSSYALRILELQKADFGMLNSSFVFPTLSKEGHIHRDTLSKALRRLNKGK, from the coding sequence ATGAGCCGCATAGCCAAAACAATCCTTTTTGATAAGGATATAAGAGAATTGAAACCAAAAGAAAAGAAATATCGTGTAGTTGTAGGCAATCCTAGTGAGCTCATCTTGTTTGTGTATCCAAGTGGCACAAAAACCTTTGCACTGCGTTTGAGAAATGGTAATAAGGAAAAAAATATCCCACTCAAACGATTTAGGCAAGGTATTTATAGTGTAGCAGAAGCAAGAAAGGAAGCAACAGAAAAGCTTAGAATTATTGAAAGTGGTGGTGAGTTAGATACAGACAAGTATCTCTTTAAGAATCTTTACAAGGATTTCATCGCACAAAAGCGTAAAAAAGGACAAACTCAAAGAACAATTAGAGTTGTAGAAAATTTATGTAATAGGCATTTATTGCCTCATTTTGGACATTTGGACGCAAGAGAGATTAAGTATTCAAATATTCTATCAGTCTTTAATACGATATTTGATTCTAACAATCCACGCTTACCTAGACTAGAGACAATTAAAAGAGCAAAGACTGCCTTGCGAAATATCCTAGCCCCTGCACTAAAAGACCGCTATATAGAGTATGACCCAACACTAGGGCTAGAAAAAGAATTTCCAAGCATTAAGAGGTATTACATAGACAATGATATTGACCCACGCCTTGCAGCATTGACTAAAGAGAATGATTTGCGTGAGTTTTTGCAAGATTTAAGTGCAGCACATATAGAAAAACAAATTAAGAGGGCATTATATTTGCAGATTCTATGTGTAAATCGCCCAGCAAATACTGCAGGTAGCAAATGGCAACACATAGATTTAGAAACTAAAGTGTGGAGCATACCTGCCAAAGAAATGAAAATGCGAGAGCCTTTTACTATTGCTCTTAGCTCTTATGCCTTAAGAATCCTAGAGCTACAAAAAGCAGACTTTGGTATGCTTAATAGCTCATTTGTATTCCCTACTCTTAGCAAAGAGGGACATATTCATAGAGACACACTAAGCAAGGCTTTAAGACGACTAAATAAAGGCAAATGA
- the rsmG gene encoding 16S rRNA (guanine(527)-N(7))-methyltransferase RsmG: MDLKERLNNQRIFLPELCYKHLATFGEELLKWNKIHNLTGASSIESVEENIYDSLYPIKFIDDFDSCLDIGSGGGFPAIPLAIAYPHSTFFLTEPRQKRASFLQHIALQLGLENVRVKTLPIQELPISEVNNIALVTSRALMDAKMLITLSRKFMKSDGYFLLYKGTQFRKEMPSMSVEECFVRENRIYYYKHSRDI; encoded by the coding sequence ATGGACTTAAAAGAACGACTAAACAATCAGCGCATTTTTCTGCCTGAACTCTGCTACAAGCACCTTGCAACCTTTGGCGAGGAGCTTTTGAAATGGAATAAGATTCACAATCTCACAGGTGCAAGCAGCATCGAATCTGTGGAAGAAAATATCTATGATTCACTCTATCCCATTAAGTTTATCGATGATTTTGATAGTTGTCTAGATATAGGCTCTGGAGGCGGATTCCCCGCTATACCCTTGGCTATTGCCTATCCTCACTCGACTTTTTTTCTCACAGAGCCAAGACAAAAACGCGCTTCATTTTTGCAACATATTGCTTTGCAGCTTGGCTTAGAAAATGTGCGTGTAAAGACATTACCCATACAGGAATTGCCAATTAGTGAGGTGAATAATATTGCGCTTGTTACCTCACGCGCCCTTATGGACGCAAAAATGCTTATCACATTATCGCGTAAATTTATGAAAAGCGATGGGTATTTTTTGCTCTATAAAGGCACGCAGTTCCGCAAAGAAATGCCGAGTATGAGCGTAGAGGAATGCTTCGTGCGGGAAAATCGCATTTATTATTACAAACATAGTCGCGACATATAG
- the serS gene encoding serine--tRNA ligase — protein sequence MIDTKALVNDYERVCEQLSIKKVSKETLNELKNLAISYKTYKQELEDLQAFQNDGSRKIGQWYRSGGCQDLIDDLKPQLDANKIAINKAESALNTIETKLQDFLYNIPNLPDSATPAGEDENDNIEIKKVLTPKVFDFTPKEHWELGVANGWIDFESGVKLAKSRFSVLRGMGARLNRALINFMLECNQKAGFESVVTPVIVNARALFGTGQLPKFENDMFKVDSHFDDEESENDLYLISTSEITLTNLYQDGIIPSEKLPIMLTSHTPCFRKEAGSAGRDTRGMIRQHQFDKVELVAITHPNESAAMQAKMVQTASDILSALNLPHRLVQLCGGDLGFSASNTIDIEVWLPGQNCYREISSISNTRDFQARRAKIRYKEKGKNALVHTLNGSSLAVGRTLIAIMENYQQANGDIAIPDVLQKYL from the coding sequence ATGATTGATACAAAGGCTTTAGTGAATGATTATGAGCGAGTATGTGAGCAGTTAAGCATTAAGAAAGTGAGCAAAGAGACTTTGAATGAACTAAAAAACCTCGCTATTTCTTACAAAACCTACAAGCAAGAGCTTGAGGATCTCCAAGCCTTTCAAAATGATGGTTCGCGAAAGATTGGACAATGGTATAGAAGTGGTGGTTGCCAAGATTTAATTGATGATTTAAAACCGCAGCTTGATGCAAATAAAATCGCTATAAATAAAGCAGAATCTGCTCTAAATACCATAGAAACTAAACTACAAGATTTTCTTTACAATATCCCAAATCTCCCAGATTCTGCTACTCCAGCGGGTGAAGACGAAAACGACAACATAGAGATTAAAAAGGTGCTTACCCCTAAAGTGTTTGATTTTACCCCAAAGGAGCATTGGGAACTAGGCGTGGCAAATGGCTGGATAGATTTTGAATCTGGTGTGAAACTCGCAAAGTCGCGCTTTTCTGTTTTGCGCGGTATGGGTGCAAGGCTCAATCGTGCGCTTATTAATTTTATGCTTGAATGTAACCAAAAGGCAGGATTTGAATCTGTTGTAACTCCCGTGATTGTCAATGCTCGCGCACTTTTTGGCACAGGGCAGCTACCTAAATTTGAAAACGATATGTTTAAGGTGGATTCTCATTTTGATGATGAGGAAAGTGAAAATGATTTGTATCTTATCTCCACTTCCGAAATCACGCTCACAAATCTTTACCAAGATGGTATTATCCCAAGCGAAAAATTACCTATAATGCTTACCTCACACACGCCTTGTTTTCGCAAAGAAGCCGGGAGTGCTGGGCGCGATACACGCGGTATGATACGCCAACATCAATTTGATAAGGTGGAGCTTGTGGCTATCACTCACCCAAATGAAAGTGCAGCAATGCAGGCAAAAATGGTGCAAACCGCAAGTGATATTTTAAGCGCACTCAATCTTCCTCATCGTTTAGTGCAGCTATGTGGTGGGGATTTGGGCTTTAGCGCGAGTAATACGATTGATATTGAGGTGTGGCTACCCGGGCAAAATTGCTATCGTGAGATTAGTTCTATCTCAAATACGCGTGATTTTCAGGCGCGTAGAGCAAAAATCCGCTATAAAGAAAAAGGTAAAAACGCACTCGTGCATACGCTCAATGGCTCATCTTTAGCGGTGGGACGCACACTTATTGCGATTATGGAAAACTATCAACAGGCTAATGGCGATATAGCTATCCCCGATGTGTTACAAAAATACCTCTAA
- a CDS encoding helix-turn-helix domain-containing protein: METKQTEQINKAEKLRNLRLFFGISQKEFGKKLGYTRETLNAYERKVNPVPPILIEKINKTMGIGREYFETDMTLQEAVEKYHIKPSDIDMLGDFGETNCFVYDGIENYAKNTSIEKNNLKLHFFELLFRLNYKSSYHFIRLNNTTNEPFASNGDILIVLKDTAAVNGDFVIVCFKRSYIIFQYFISGLDEVLLKGNNGIEIKLSGNDIDKVEILGIIKQKIVVSM; the protein is encoded by the coding sequence ATGGAAACAAAGCAGACAGAACAAATCAATAAAGCTGAAAAGTTGCGTAATCTACGCTTATTTTTTGGAATCTCACAAAAAGAGTTTGGTAAAAAGCTTGGTTATACAAGAGAAACACTAAATGCCTATGAGCGAAAAGTCAATCCTGTGCCACCTATCTTAATTGAAAAGATTAATAAAACTATGGGGATAGGGCGAGAATATTTTGAAACTGATATGACCCTACAAGAAGCAGTAGAGAAATATCATATAAAACCTAGCGATATTGATATGCTAGGTGATTTTGGTGAGACAAACTGCTTTGTCTATGATGGCATTGAAAATTATGCTAAAAATACTTCCATAGAAAAAAATAATCTAAAATTACATTTTTTTGAGCTACTTTTTAGGCTAAACTACAAGTCTAGCTATCATTTCATAAGACTAAATAATACCACCAATGAGCCATTTGCAAGTAATGGAGATATTTTAATTGTGCTAAAAGATACAGCGGCTGTCAATGGAGACTTTGTTATTGTTTGTTTCAAGCGAAGCTATATCATTTTTCAATATTTTATATCTGGGCTTGATGAAGTGTTATTAAAAGGTAACAATGGCATAGAAATTAAATTAAGTGGTAATGACATTGATAAAGTAGAGATTCTAGGGATAATAAAACAAAAGATTGTTGTGTCAATGTAA
- a CDS encoding MraY family glycosyltransferase, whose product MKDLSLGFTLPYIIGLFFTTFALVGVSNAMNIIDGFNGLASGICLLILCAIAYVAYDVQDMEIFYCSLALIGAVFGFFVCNFPFGYIFLGDGGAYFLGFIIGILLVLLTQRQDCISAFFGLSVMIYPVWEVLFSIWRRKKMCKRYKSR is encoded by the coding sequence TTGAAAGATTTATCATTAGGATTCACTCTGCCCTATATAATCGGTCTATTTTTTACCACATTTGCACTTGTAGGTGTAAGTAATGCGATGAATATTATTGATGGATTCAATGGTTTGGCAAGTGGTATATGTTTGCTTATATTATGTGCTATTGCTTATGTAGCCTATGATGTGCAAGATATGGAAATATTTTATTGCTCTTTAGCTCTTATTGGAGCAGTTTTTGGATTTTTTGTTTGTAATTTTCCTTTTGGTTATATTTTTTTAGGTGATGGAGGAGCTTATTTTTTGGGATTTATCATAGGTATCTTACTTGTTTTACTCACACAAAGACAAGATTGCATAAGTGCTTTTTTTGGTTTAAGTGTAATGATTTATCCTGTATGGGAAGTGCTTTTTTCGATATGGAGACGCAAAAAAATGTGCAAACGCTACAAGTCCAGATAA